TTAAGGAGTGGCGGTTATCTGATAGTCGGTCACTCTGAAAGTCTAACAGGATTGCGGCATGAATATAAATATACAATCCCTACTGTGTACCAAAAATAAATAGAAATACTATAAAGGTATAAAGTATGTATTTAGAATGGAACGACCAATACAGCGTACAAGTCAAAAAATTCAATGCGCAGCATAAAGATATGTTGCAGATCATCAATGCCATTCACGATGAACTGCTTGGCAACAACAGACGGGAAACGCAGATTCAGCTACTGGACAAATTGACTCTAAACACAATGAATCATTTTTCAGATGAAGAACAGGCTTTGCATGAAATA
The sequence above is a segment of the Nitrospinota bacterium genome. Coding sequences within it:
- a CDS encoding bacteriohemerythrin, translated to MYLEWNDQYSVQVKKFNAQHKDMLQIINAIHDELLGNNRRETQIQLLDKLTLNTMNHFSDEEQALHEINYSEILDHMDEHLNLLQELHDLKTDYMNNRIDISEELVGFLANWLIVHIEDMDKQYIPLMRDE